The DNA region TACCTCGATATCGTTTTGAGCATTGATAACTACCCAATTTGAGCCAATGAAGCCAGCTCTTTCGTAATCGCCTGAGTCGGCGGTAATATTGGCTTTCGGTAATTTTTTCTTCGATATATCGGTGATGACACCTGAATACGCTATGAGCGATTAAAGCGAGTTTTTCTCCGATTTTTTGGTTTTCAGGACAAACGCTTTCCTCGATAGCGATGACGTTCCTTAATATGTGAGCCCAGCATAATTGGCGCTTAGATTCGTCGATATATTTGTAGGCAGAATATTGGTCAGTCACTAAAAGGTGTGAAACCGCTTCACCAAGTAGTCGTTTGGCAGCATGTTGGTTTCTTCCACTGTTAATTTAGAAAAAGGCTACGTCATTGCTGAGTGCGGCCCACATCCAGCGTTTATCATTATTGCGCTGATGCGAAGTCTCATCAGCCATAATCAGTTTAGATGCTTTGACTGTTTCATGAATTTGAGTATGAGTATCGGCTAAGTATTCAGTGACTCGTCCTTGCGCCGCTGATATTGCACCTGTTGAGAAGTTAAGCTGGAAGACGTCTTTCAACATAGATTGTATTTTACCTATGCTTTGGTGGTGCTGCGTCGCCTGGATTGCGATAAAGCTATGTAGATTTGACCCCATTTGAACATCGGGCACAGACTCTGGAAGCTCCGCTTGATGCTTATCACCACACCATGAGCACTTGAGCACTCGCCTTTAAAAATTTGATGTTCAACAAGCGTGTATGAGATATCTGGCAAGTCAAAGATTTGGTGTCGTTTATAAGGTTTTCGATTTGGAATAACACACCCACCGCAGTGGCATATCTTATTCGGTAAATATTGCTCAACCGAGGCGCTCTCTTCAATAGGATGAAGCAGTCGGCGATGGCCTTTATGACCTGGTTGAGCTCCTTGCTTTTTTCCAGATTTCTTCCGATTTGGCGAAGTATTCTTAGCTTTATTATGCAGGGGTTGTTGAGATGATGGCACAGAAGAGTTTCGACTATTTTGATTTAGTCGGTCTTCAAGCTCTGCCAGCTTATTCCATAAAAAGTGGATGATGTCTTTCGCCTCTTCAGGCGAATCGAAATCTGGCGGTGGAGGTAATGTTTTCTTATTCATACCTCCAGATTGCCACCACAAAAAGATCACTCAAGTTGAATGTGGGATCAAGTTAACTCAGTCACATAAATTTGCTGTCAATAGCTCCTGGGTGAATAGTTACTGATAATCAACTCTCAACATGTGATGTTCGACGATTTCACGCAGCCATTTATAAGCAGAGACCTGCTGAAGTTTGGCTGTTTCTATCAGCGAGAACATTCGTTCGCGGAACTGGTCGCCTCGATATGAGCGAGTCACGTAACAACACTTCCTCATCAGTATGTAATTACGGAGAACTCGCTCCGCTGCGTTGTTTGTTAACGGGCACTCGGAGTCGTCCATAAACCGCCAGACCATGGCATCATCAGCGATGAGGTTTCGACATCTACCTCGATATCGTTTTGAGCATTGATAACTACCCAATTTGAGCCAATGAAGCCAGCTCTTTCGTAATCGCCTGAGTCGGCGGTAATATTGGCTTTCGGTAATTTTTTCTTCGATATATCGGTGATGACACCTGAATACGCTATGAGCGATTAAAGCGAGTTTTTCTCCGATTTTTTGGTTTTCAGGACAAACGCTTTCCTCGATAGCGATGACGTTCCTTAATATGTGAGCCCAGCATAATTGGCGCTTAGATTCGTCGATATATTTGTAGGCAGAATATTGGTCAGTCACTAAAAGGTGTGAAACCGCTTCACCAAGTAGTCGTTTGGCAGCATGTTGGTTTCTTCCACTGTTAATTTGGAAAAAGGCTACGTTATTGCTGAGTGCGGCCCACATCCAGCGTTTATCATTATTGCGCTGATGCGAAGTCTCATCAGCCATAATCAGTTTAGATGCTTTGACTGTTTCATGAATTTGAGTATGAGTATCGGCTAAGTATTCAGTGACTCGTCCTTGCGCCGCTGATATTGCACCTGTTGAGAAGTTAAGCTGGAAGACGTCTTTCAACATAGATTGTATTTTACCTATGCTTTGGTGGTGCTGCGTCGCCTGGATTGCGATAAAACTATGTAGATTTGACCCCATTTGAACATCGGGCACAGACTCTGGAAGCTCCGCTTGATGCTTATCACCACACCATGAGCACTCGCCTTTAAAAATTTGATGTTCAACAAGCGTGTATGAGATATCTGGCAAGTCAAAGATTTGGTGTCGTTTATAAGGTTTTCTATTTGGAATAACACACCCACCGCAGTGGCATATCTTATTCGGTAAGTATTGCTCAACCGAGGCACTGTCTTCAACAGGGTGAAGCAGTCGGCGATGGCCTTTATGACCTGGTTGAGCTCCTTGCTTTTTTCCAGATTTCTTCCGATTCGGCGAAGTATTTTTAGCTTTATTATGCAGGGGTTGTTGAGATGATGGCACAGAAGAGTTGCGACTATTTTGGTTTAGCCTATCTTCAAGCTCAGCCAACTTATTCCATAAAAAGTGGATGATATCTTTCGCCTCTTCAGGCGAATCGAAATCTGGCGGTGGAGGTAATGTTTTCTTATTCATACCTCCAGATTGCCACCACAAAAAGATCACTCAAGTTGAATGTGGGATCAAGTTAACTCAGTCACATAAATTTGCTGTCAATAGCTCCTGGGTGAATAGTTACCTTTTTTTATGTGTAAAAATTCAGAATCTGCTGAACTTGATTCAGCAATCAAAATTCATCTTAATTTTCTTTTATGTCGAGATAACGATCACAATGCCTTCTCATCCACATTGAAGGTTATTTATACAGGTATACGCTTTTTGCTGAATCGTTTCAGCTTTACGTGATAAAAAGACATAAGGAAATATTATGAAA from Vibrio casei includes:
- the tnpC gene encoding IS66 family transposase, which gives rise to MNKKTLPPPPDFDSPEEAKDIIHFLWNKLAELEDRLNQNSRNSSVPSSQQPLHNKAKNTSPNRKKSGKKQGAQPGHKGHRRLLHPVEDSASVEQYLPNKICHCGGCVIPNRKPYKRHQIFDLPDISYTLVEHQIFKGECSWCGDKHQAELPESVPDVQMGSNLHSFIAIQATQHHQSIGKIQSMLKDVFQLNFSTGAISAAQGRVTEYLADTHTQIHETVKASKLIMADETSHQRNNDKRWMWAALSNNVAFFQINSGRNQHAAKRLLGEAVSHLLVTDQYSAYKYIDESKRQLCWAHILRNVIAIEESVCPENQKIGEKLALIAHSVFRCHHRYIEEKITESQYYRRLRRLRKSWLHWLKLGSYQCSKRYRGRCRNLIADDAMVWRFMDDSECPLTNNAAERVLRNYILMRKCCYVTRSYRGDQFRERMFSLIETAKLQQVSAYKWLREIVEHHMLRVDYQ